Part of the Kineococcus aurantiacus genome, CAACGCCGGCACCGCCCTCGTGGCCCCCGCCGAGCCCGTGGAGGCGACCGACCCCGACGCCGTCGCCGCGCTCGCGACCCGGCTCGGCGTCGACCTCGTCGTCGTCGGCCCGGAGGCCCCGCTCGTGGCGGGTGTCGCCGACGCCGTCCGCGCCGCCGGGATCCCCGTCTTCGGGCCCTCCGGCGAGGCCGCGCGGCTGGAGGGGTCCAAGGCCTTCGCCAAGGAGGTCATGGCCGCCGCGGCCGTCCCCACCGCCATGGCGCACCTGTGCACCACCGAGGAGGAGGTCGCCGCGGCCCTCGACGCGTTCGGCGCCCCGCACGTCGTCAAGGACGACGGCCTGGCCGCCGGCAAGGGCGTCGTCGTGACGTCGGACCGGGAGGCGGCCCTGGCCCACGCCCGCACGTGCCTGGAGCACGGCCCCGTCGTCGTGGAGGAGTTCCTCGACGGCCCCGAGGTCAGCGTCTTCTGCCTCACCGACGGCACGTCCGTCGTGGCGCTGGCCCCCGCGCAGGACTTCAAGCGCGCCCTCGACGGCGACGAGGGCCCCAACACGGGCGGCATGGGGGCCTACTCCCCGCTGCCGTGGGCCCCGCCGGGGCTGGCGGCCGAGGTCGTCGAGCGCATCGCCCAGCCCGTCGTCGACGAGATGGCCCGGCGCGGCACCCCCTTCAGCGGCGTCCTGTACTGCGGCCTGGCGCTGACCTCCCGCGGCACCCGCGTCATCGAGTTCAACGCCCGGTTCGGCGACCCCGAGACCCAGGTCGTCCTCGCCCGGCTCGCCACTCCGCTGGGGGCGGTCCTGCACGCCTGCGCCACGGGTGCGCTCGGTGAGCAGCCGCCGCTGCGCTGGCGCGACGACGCGGCCGTCACCGTGGTCCTCGCCTCGCCCGGCTACCCCGAGGCCCCCGTCACCGGCGGGCTGCTGCGCGGGCTGGCCGAGGCCGAGGCCGTCGGCGGGGCCAGCGTCCTGCACGCCGGCACCGCCCCCGCGCCCGACGGCACCGGCATTGTCAGCTCCGGCGGGCGCGTGCTGTCCGTGGTGGGGGTCGGCGAGGACCTCGCCGCGGCCCGCGCCGCGGCCTACGAGGCCGTGGAGCTCGTCGACCTCGACGGCGGCCGGTTCCGCCGCGACATCGCGCTGACGGCGGCCCGCGCGTGAGCGCCCCCGAGCTCGACGGCTGGACGCACACCTACTCCGGCAAGGTCCGCGACCTCTACGTCCCGGCCACCGGCCGGGACGGGACCGTGCTCGTCGTCGCCAGCGACCGCATCTCCGCCTACGACCACGTGCTGTCGACCACCGTCCCCGGCAAGGGCGCGGTCCTGACGGCCCTGTCGCTGTGGTGGTTCGAGCAGCTGCGCGACATCGTCCCGAACCACGTCCTGTCCACCGACGTGCCCGCCGCCGTCGCGGGGCGGGCCATGGTGTGCCGGGAGCTGGAGATGTTCCCCGTGGAGTGCGTCGCCCGCGGCTACCTCACCGGCTCCGGCCTCGTGGAGTACCAGCGGGACCAGGCCGTGTGCGGGGTCCCGCTGCCGCCCGGGCTCGTCGACGGCTCCCGGCTGGAGGAGCCGATCTTCACCCCCGCCACCAAGGCCGAGGTCGGCGAGCACGACGAGAACGTGTCCTTCGCGCACGTCGCCGCCACCGTCGGCGCGCAGGCGGCCGCCGAGCTGCGCGACCTGACCCTGGCCGTGTACCGGCGCGCCGAGCGGATCGCCCGCGAGCGCGGGATCGTGCTGGCCGACACCAAGCTGGAGTTCGGCCGCGCCGACGGCGCCACGGTCCTCGGCGACGAGGTCCTCACCCCCGACTCCTCGCGGTTCTGGCCCGCCGAGAGCTGGGAACCGGGCCGCGCCCAGCCCAGCTTCGACAAGCAGTTCGTCCGGGACTGGCTGACGTCCCCGGCCTCCGGCTGGGACCGGACGGGTTCCCAGCCCCCGCCGGAACTGCCCGCCGAGGTCGTGGAGAAGACCCGCGAGCGGTACGTCGACGCCTACGAGCGGCTGACGGGACAGCCCTTCGCCGGGTGACGCCCACCCGGCCGCACCGCGACCGTCGCCCGTCCGCCCCGGCCCCCCGGGTGAACCCCGGCCGGGGGGTGGGTGACGAGCTGGCCCTCCTGGCCTCGGGCCGGGCGGGTTCGGTGGACCTCGTGCGCGAGCACCTGGCCCGCGCCGCCGCCCACGACGACGACTCCGCCGCCGGACCGGGCCTGCGGGCCCTCGTCGCGGTCGACCCGGCCGCCGGGCGGCACGCCGCCCGCCTCGACGCCGAACGGGCCGCCGGCACCGTCCGCGGCCCCCTGCACGGGGTGCCGCTGGTCGTGAAGGACAACATCGCCACCGGTGACCTGCCGACGTCGGCGGGCAGCGCCGCCCTGGCCACCTACCGGCCGCGCGACGCCGCCGTCGTGGTGCGCCGGCTGCGCCGGGCCGGGGCCCTCGTCCTGGCCACGACGAACCTGTCCGAGCTCAGCTGGCACGGGACGTTCACCCGCTCCTCGGTGCGGGGCCTGGCCCGCAACCCCCACGACCGGCGGCTCAGCACCTCGGGGTCCAGCGGCGGCACGGCCGCGGCCGTCGCGGCGGGCTTCGCCCCCGCCGGGCTGGGCACCGACTCCTGCGGCTCGGTCCTGGGCCCCGCCGCCCACCAGGGCCTGGTGGGTTTCCGGCCCACGCGCGGCACCGTCCCGCTCGACGGGGTGGTGCCCCTGTCGCCCCGGCAGGACGCCGTGGGGCCCCTGGCGACGTCCGTCGCCGACGCCGCCCTGCTGGCCTCGGTGCTCGCGGCGGACCCCTCGCTGGCCCCGCCGTTCCCCGCCGGTGCGTTGCGGGGCAAGCGGATCGGCTGGTTCCCGTGGGAACCCCACACCGGGCCCGCGGCGGCGCCGGTGGACGCGCTGGTCCACCGGGCGCTGGGCGACCTGGCCGCGCGGGGCGCGCACGTCGTGGAGGTCCCGTTCACCCCGGGGTTCGCCGCGCGGCTCGCCGACGGCGGGTGGCTGGACGTGCGCGCGAGCCTCGACGCGTTCCTGGGCACCACCCCGGCCCGCTGGCCCGACGGGCTGGCCGAGCTGACCGCCCCGCACGGCCGGCTGACGCTGTCCGACGTGGTCGCCGACGGCCGCTCGACGGTGCCCCCCGACGTCCTGGCGACCTGGCTGGCGCTGCCCGACGTCCCCAACCCGGCCTACGACGCGGCGGTCGCGGCGCAGGACACGGGCCGGCGGCTGCTCGGGGAGTTCTTCGCCGCGCACGACCTGGCCGCGCTGGCGATGCCCACGGCGACCGCACCGGCCACCCCGGACCGGGCCGGGACGGCGTTCTGCGGGGTCACCGCGAACACCGGGTTCCCCGCGGTCACGGTGCCCGCCGGGTCCACCCCCGAGGGGCTGCCCGTCGGTCTGCAGCTCGTCGCCCCGCCCGGCGCCGACGCCGCGCTGCTGGCCCTGGCCCACGACTACGAGCAGGCCACCGGCCACCACCGCCCACCCCCCGGGTTCGGCTGACCCCGGCTCCCCGCCCCACCTCCTCGGTGATCAAGCACTTCGGTGATCAAGCACTCCTGTCCACAAGTGCTTGATCACCGGGGGAGGAGAGGGAGGAGGAGGGGGAGCGGCGTCCGGCGTGGTCGGCGCCGCCCCGGCCTGGCACGGTGGTCCCGTGCCCCGCCTCCCGCCGCCCGACCTCCTCGCCGCCGTCCCCGACCTGCCCCCCGGCCGCCTCGTCGCCCCCGCGGGGATGCCCGGCGCGGGCCCGGTGCTGTGGGTGGGCGAGGCACCGGCCGCCCCCGGTGACTGGGCCCGCCACGCCGGGCGGCACCCGGTCACCGGTCTGTGGCCGGTGCTGCTGGAGGGCCTGGACCGGGACGACCTCGAACGGCCCTGGCTCGTGGGGGAGTTCTCCGGCCCCGCCGACGTCGTGCCCGTCGACGTGGAGGCGTTCCTCGCCGGGCAGCACGCCGGGGCCCTCGAGGGCGACGAGGAGCACCCCGACGGGCCCGGCCCCGCCTGGCCCGGGCTCTCACCGGCCCTGCCGGCCGTCGAGGACCCGCTCGCGGCGGCGGCCCGGTTCGCCGACGAGCTCGTCACGCGCAGCGGCCACCACCACCTCGGCCTCGTCGCCGCCGACCGGGGTGCCGACGTCCTCGCCGCGATCGGCTGGTTCGGCGCCGTCAACAGCGACGTCGCCCCCGCGACCCTGTCCGCCGTGCTGCGCAGCTGGGAGGACCGCTTCGGCGTCCGCGTCGTCGCGCTGGGTTTCGACACCCTGCACGTCAGCGTCGCCGCCCCGCCGGCCTCGCTCCCGCAGGCCCTGCCCGTCACCGCCGAGCACCTGGCGTTCTGCCCCGGCGAGGTGACCCAGCTCGGCCCCGGCGGTGTGCGGGAGCACGCCGCCGCCCTCGTCGGGCACCGGGCGTGGGGGTTCTGGTGGGACTGACCCCACCGGCCCCCGCGGGCCCGGCGCGGTCCGCTCGCGGCTGGCCCGCCCACGTCCCGGCCGTGCTGGCCGCGCTGGCGCTGCTGCTGGGGCTGCAGCTGCTCGGCACGGTCCTCGTCGACCTCACGCACCTGCCGGTCCCGGGCGCCGTCGTGGGGCTCGTCGTGCTGCTCGGCGTGGGGGCGCGGTTCCCGGGGTTCGCGCGGCGGGCCGAACCCGCCGGTGAACCGCTGCTGAAGCACCTGCAGCTCCTCTTCGTCCCCCCCGGCGTGGGGGCGCTGACCCAGCTGTCGACGCTCGTCCAGCAGGCCGCACCGCTGGCGCTCGCGGTCGTGGGGTCCTTCGCGGCCGGTCTGGTCGTCGCCGGGCTGCTGCTGCAGCGGCTGCTGCGACGCGGGCCGGGGGCGTGAACGCGCTCGTCCACGCCCCCGGTTTCGGGCTGGCGCTCACCCTGGCCGCCTACCTGGGGGCCGGGGAGCTGCACCGGCGGCTGGGCCGGCCGGCGCTGCTCGCGCCCGTCCTCGTGACGATGGTCGTCGTCGCGGTCGTGCTGGAGGTCCTGCGGATCCCCTACGCCGAGTACCTCGCCTCGGTGTCGGTCCTGACCCTGCTGCTGGGGCCCGCGACGGTCGCCCTCGCGCTGCCCCTGCTGCGCTCGGGGCGGGCGCTGCTGGCCGACCGGCTCGCGGTGCTCCTCACGCTCGTCGTCACGGGAGCGGTCAGCGTCACCGTGACGGTCGGCGCGCTCGTGGCGCTGGGAGCCCCCGACGACCTCGTCCTCACGACCCTGCCGCGGTCGGTCACGACCCCCGTCGCGCTCACGGTGGGGGAGACGATCGGGGCGAACACGACGCTGGCGGTCGTGCTGACGCTCGTCTCGGGCGTCCTGGGCGCCACGGCCGGGCCGTGGCTGCTGGACCGGGTCCGCGTCCGGGACCCGCGGGCGCGGGGTTTCGCGATCGGGGTGGCCGCCCACGGCATCGGCACGTCGCGCGCGCTGGCGAAGTCCGACGTGGCGGGCGGCTGGTCGAGCGCGGCGATGGTGCTCAACGCCCTGGCGATGACGGTGGCGCTGCCCGTCGTCGCCCGCGCGTTCTCCTGACCCGCACCTGCACTCGGGGCCGGGGACCGTCGGTCCCCGGCCCCGGGTGGGTGCGGGTCGCCGCGGTCAGTGCGCCGCGCTGGGCGCCGGGACGGCGGAGACCGCCGCGAGGCGTTCCTGCCGCACCGCGTGCCGGTTCACCATGCCGCCGGAGACCACCGCGACGAGGAACGCCGCGATCGCCCCGCCGGTGAAGGCGACGTGGTAGCCGTGCAGCACCGCCTCGGCGGGGTTCCCGCCGTGGTGGGCGGCGGCGCTCGCGAACACCGTGGACAGCAGGGCCGTGCCGATGGAACCGCCGACCTGCTGGAACGTGTTGACGCTGGCGCTGGCGGCGCCGGCGTCCTCGCGGGCCACGCCCGCGGTCGCGGTGTTCATCGCCGAGGAGACGATGAGCCCCATGCCGAGGCCGGTGACCACGAGGGCGGGCAGGACCGTCCCGGCCCAGGTGCTGTCGACGTCGGTGCGCAGGAACAGCAGGATCCCGGCGGTGGCGGTCAGCCCACCGGCCCGCAGCAGGACCTTCGGCCCGACGCGGGGCAGCAGCCGCGGGGTGATCTGGGTGGCCGCCGTCATGATGGACAACGGCATGGGCAGGAACGACAGCCCGGTCTCCAGCGAGGAGAAACCCAGGGTCTGGTTCAGGTAGTACGTCAGGAACAGGAAGATCCCGAACATCGCGACGCCGACCAGGCCGATCGCGACGAGGGCGCCGCCGCGGTCGCGGTCGCGGACGACGCGCAGCGGCAGCAGCGGGTGGGCGGCGCGGGACTCGACGAGGACGAACAGGGCGACCAGGGCCGCGCCGACGGCGAGGCAGGCGATGGTCGTGGCGTCGGCCCAGCCGTCGCGCTCGGCGGAGGAGAAGCCGTAGACGATGCCGATGAGGCCCAGGGTGATCGTCGCGGTACCCAGCAGGTCCAGCCGCGGGCGGTGGCCGCGGACGGGTTTCGGCATGAGCAGCAGGGCGCCGGTGACGCCGAGGACGGCGAAGACGACGTTCACGTACAGGCACCAGCGCCACGTCGTGTACTCGGTGAGGACCCCGCCGAGCAGGACCCCGGTGGCGGCGCCGGACCCGGCGATGGCGCCGAAGACGCCGAACGCGCGGGCGCGCTCCTTGGGGTCGGTGAAGGTCGTGGTCAGCAGGGCGAGGGCGGACGGAGCGAGCAGCGCGCCGAACACGCCCTGGCCGGCGCGGGCCGCGACGAGCTGGCCGAAGTTCGCGGCCAGGCCGCCCGCGACGGAGGCCGCGGCGAAACCGACGAGGCCGACGACGAAGGTGTTCTTGCGGCCGAACAGGTCCCCGAGGCGGCCGCCGAGCAGCAGCAGCGAGCCGAAGGCGAGGGAGTAGGCCGTGACGATCCACTGCCGCTGGTCGTCGGCGAAACCCAGGTCGCGCTGGGCCGAGGGCAGGGCGATGTTGACGATGGTGGCGTCCAGGACGACCGCGAGCTGGGCGATGCCGATGACGGCGAGGACCAGCCAGCGGTGGTCGCGGGGGGCGGCGTGCTTGGGGTGCACGGTGGCGTGCGCCGGGACACTCGTCCGTGCGGTGTCGGAGCTCATGGAGTTCTCCAGGTGATCGGGGTGCCGGCAGGAGCGACGGGCCGGCTGAAGCGGACGTCTGACGTCCACTTCCACCAGCGTACACGCAAACGGACGAGATGTGTCCACTTGTTCCCGGCGCCGGGTAACCTGAGGGGGTGAGCACGACCGCCGCCCGTCCCCTGCGAGCCGACGCCGTCCGCAACCGGGCGCTCATCGTCGACGCCGCCCGCAGGCTCTTCGCCGAGCGCGGCCTCGACGTCACGCTCCACGACGTCGCCGAGGAGGCCGGAGTCGGGGTCGGCACGGTGTACCGCCGGTTCCCCGACAAGGACGCGCTGCTCGGCGGCCTCGTGACCGCCAAGTACGAGACGCTCCTGGAACTGGCCGAGCGGGCCGCCGCCCGGCCCACCGGGCGCGAGGCCCTGCGCGAGTACCTGCTGGGGGCCATGGAGCTGCGCTCCAGCGACCGCTCGCTGTCCACGGCCGTCATGCGCGCGGCGCCGCAGACCGCCGAGGCGCTGGAACTGCGCGAACGGCTGTGGACGGTCATCGACGGCGTCGTCGCGCGGGCGCAGGCCGAAGGCGTCGTGCGGCAGGGGTTCGAGCGCGACGACGTCGCGGCCGTGACCTCCATGATCGGTTCCATCGCCGACCGCAGCCGCGACGAGCACCCCGACGCCTGGCGGCGCTACGCCCTGCTCATCGCCGACGCGGTCTGCCCGCCGGCGGGGGAGCTGCCGCCCCTGGTGGGGCGGCCGCTGGAACCCCCCGTGGTCGGCGCGTGCGTCGCCTCCCGCGCCTGACCCACCACCCACCACCCCCTGACCCCAGCGCCTCGACCCCGCGCTGATCGATCACCGGAGGGTCGAGGGAGGGGCGGGGGCGGTCAGGAGCGGCCCGCGGCGCGGGTGTGCTCGAAGATCAGGCTGGTCTCGGTCAGCCCCACGTCCGGGTCCTGCGACAGGTGCTCGGCCACGAAGTCGCGCAGGGCCGCGGTGCTCTCGACGGCGACGTGCAGCAGGTAGTCGTCGGCCCCGGCGACGAAGTAGACGTCCAGCACCTCCGGCTGCCGGCGCATCCGCGCCACGAACGGGCCCATGCTGCCGCGGGCGTGGGCGGCGAGCTTGACCGCGATCATCGCCTGCAGGTCCAGCCCGAGCGCGGAGGGGTCGACGTCGGCGTGGAAGCCGCGGATGACGCCGGACTCGCGCAGCGCCCGGACCCGCAGCAAGCAGGTGGAGGGGGCGATCCCGACCTGCTGCGCCAGCGCCGCGTTCGTGGTGCGGGCGTCCTCGGCCAGCACGCGCAGGATCGCCCGGTCGACCGGGTCCACGACCCGTCGCAGCTTCTTCGGCTGGACGCCTCCCGGCGGGGTGCGGCTCGAAGCATCTTCCACGAGCCAAGCCTGCCACGAATCTTCTGCAGGCCGCTTGTCGCCCGGTCGAAGCCTGTTCACCCTGGACCTACCGGAGGACACGCACGAGGAGGAGTGAGCACCATGCGCATCGGGGTCCCCACCGAGGTCAAGAACCGCGAGTACCGCGTCGCGCTGACGCCGGCCGGTGTCCACGAGCTCGTCGGCCACGGCCACGAGGTCCTCGTCCAGGCCGGCGCCGGGCTGGGCAGCTCCCTGCCCGACCAGGAGTACGAGGCCGCCGGGGCCAAGGTCCTGTCCGACGTCGAGGAGGTGTGGGGCGCGGCGGACCTGCTGCTGAAGGTCAAGGAGCCGATCGCCTCCGAGCACCACCGGCTGCGCCGCGACCAGGTGCTGTTCACCTACCTCCACCTCGCCGCGTCCCGCGAGTGCACCGACGCCCTGCTCACCGCCGGGACGACGTCCATCGCCTACGAGACCGTCCAGCTGCCCGACCGCTCGCTGCCGCTGCTGGCCCCCATGAGCGAGGTCGCCGGCCGGCTCGCGCCGCAGGTCGGCGCCTACTCCCTGATGCGCGCGGCCGGCGGCCGCGGGGTCCTCATGGGCGGCGTCCCCGGTGTCCGCGGCGCCGACGTCGTCGTCATCGGGGCCGGGGTGTCCGGGCAGAACGCCGCGCAGATCGCCCTCGGCATGGGCGCCGAGGTCACCGTGCTGGACCTGTCCATCCCCAAGCTGCGCGAGGTCGACGCCCGCTTCGGCGGCGCCGTGCGCACCATCGTCTCGAACTCCTACGAACTGGCCCGCGCGGTCCGCTCGGCCGACCTCGTCATCGGCGCCGTCCTCGTCCCGGGGGCCAGGGCGCCGAAGCTGGTGAGCAACGAGCTCGTCGCCCAGATGCGCCCGGGGTCGGTGCTCGTCGACATCGCCATCGACCAGGGCGGCTGCTTCGAGGACTCCCGCCCCACGACCCACGACGACCCGACGTTCACCGTCCACGGGTCGGTGTTCTACTGCGTCGCGAACATGCCCGGCGCCGTCCCGCACACCTCCACCTACGCGCTGACGAACGCGACCCTGCCGTACGTCGCCAAGCTCGCGAACTCCGGCTGGAAGGCGGCGCTGACGGCCGACGCCGCGCTGGCCGCGGGTCTGTCCACCCACGACGGCTCGCTCGTCAACGCCGAAGTCGCTGCGGCGCACGGTCTCTCGTCGACCACCCTGGCCGACGCGCTGGCCTGACCCGCCGGCCCGACCCGCCCCGCGCACGGGTCAGGGGACGTCCAGGGTGACGACCCCCGACCCGTCCGCGGCGGTGACCCGGGACACGCAGACGCACAGGCGGTCGCCCGCGGCCTTCTGCTCGTCGCTGAGGAACACGTCCCGGTGGTCCAGCGTCCCGGCCGTCGCGCGGACGGGCAGGACGCACAACCCGCACTCGCCCTTGAGGCAGTCGTACATGAGGTCCGCGCCCGCGGCCTGCAGCGCCTCCAGGACGGTGCTGCCCGCCCCGACCCGGGTGGTGAGGCCCCAGCGGGGGACCCGCACCTCGAAGGCCTGCGCCTCGTGGCGGCCGGAGGTGCCGAAGGTCTCGTAGCGCAGGGCCGTCGGCGGCAGCCCCGCCCGCGCCCACGCCGCGCGCAGCTCGTCGAGCAGTCCCAGCGGCCCGCAGGCGTGGACCTCGGTCCCGGGGGCGTCCGCGGCGATCCGCCGGACCAGCGCGGCGACGTCGAGGCGGGTGCCCTCGTCGGAGACGTGGACGCGCAGCCGGTCCCCGAGCTCGGCGCCCAGGTCCTGCAGGTAGGGCATCCGGTCGCGGGAGCGGCCCGCGTAGACCAGTTCCACGGCGTCACCGCGCCGGGCCAGGGTGCGGGCCGCCGCCGCCAGCGCGGTGATGCCCA contains:
- a CDS encoding MFS transporter, which translates into the protein MSSDTARTSVPAHATVHPKHAAPRDHRWLVLAVIGIAQLAVVLDATIVNIALPSAQRDLGFADDQRQWIVTAYSLAFGSLLLLGGRLGDLFGRKNTFVVGLVGFAAASVAGGLAANFGQLVAARAGQGVFGALLAPSALALLTTTFTDPKERARAFGVFGAIAGSGAATGVLLGGVLTEYTTWRWCLYVNVVFAVLGVTGALLLMPKPVRGHRPRLDLLGTATITLGLIGIVYGFSSAERDGWADATTIACLAVGAALVALFVLVESRAAHPLLPLRVVRDRDRGGALVAIGLVGVAMFGIFLFLTYYLNQTLGFSSLETGLSFLPMPLSIMTAATQITPRLLPRVGPKVLLRAGGLTATAGILLFLRTDVDSTWAGTVLPALVVTGLGMGLIVSSAMNTATAGVAREDAGAASASVNTFQQVGGSIGTALLSTVFASAAAHHGGNPAEAVLHGYHVAFTGGAIAAFLVAVVSGGMVNRHAVRQERLAAVSAVPAPSAAH
- the ald gene encoding alanine dehydrogenase, translating into MRIGVPTEVKNREYRVALTPAGVHELVGHGHEVLVQAGAGLGSSLPDQEYEAAGAKVLSDVEEVWGAADLLLKVKEPIASEHHRLRRDQVLFTYLHLAASRECTDALLTAGTTSIAYETVQLPDRSLPLLAPMSEVAGRLAPQVGAYSLMRAAGGRGVLMGGVPGVRGADVVVIGAGVSGQNAAQIALGMGAEVTVLDLSIPKLREVDARFGGAVRTIVSNSYELARAVRSADLVIGAVLVPGARAPKLVSNELVAQMRPGSVLVDIAIDQGGCFEDSRPTTHDDPTFTVHGSVFYCVANMPGAVPHTSTYALTNATLPYVAKLANSGWKAALTADAALAAGLSTHDGSLVNAEVAAAHGLSSTTLADALA
- a CDS encoding CidA/LrgA family protein: MGLTPPAPAGPARSARGWPAHVPAVLAALALLLGLQLLGTVLVDLTHLPVPGAVVGLVVLLGVGARFPGFARRAEPAGEPLLKHLQLLFVPPGVGALTQLSTLVQQAAPLALAVVGSFAAGLVVAGLLLQRLLRRGPGA
- a CDS encoding phosphoribosylaminoimidazolesuccinocarboxamide synthase, translated to MSAPELDGWTHTYSGKVRDLYVPATGRDGTVLVVASDRISAYDHVLSTTVPGKGAVLTALSLWWFEQLRDIVPNHVLSTDVPAAVAGRAMVCRELEMFPVECVARGYLTGSGLVEYQRDQAVCGVPLPPGLVDGSRLEEPIFTPATKAEVGEHDENVSFAHVAATVGAQAAAELRDLTLAVYRRAERIARERGIVLADTKLEFGRADGATVLGDEVLTPDSSRFWPAESWEPGRAQPSFDKQFVRDWLTSPASGWDRTGSQPPPELPAEVVEKTRERYVDAYERLTGQPFAG
- a CDS encoding LrgB family protein, producing the protein MNALVHAPGFGLALTLAAYLGAGELHRRLGRPALLAPVLVTMVVVAVVLEVLRIPYAEYLASVSVLTLLLGPATVALALPLLRSGRALLADRLAVLLTLVVTGAVSVTVTVGALVALGAPDDLVLTTLPRSVTTPVALTVGETIGANTTLAVVLTLVSGVLGATAGPWLLDRVRVRDPRARGFAIGVAAHGIGTSRALAKSDVAGGWSSAAMVLNALAMTVALPVVARAFS
- a CDS encoding Lrp/AsnC ligand binding domain-containing protein; protein product: MEDASSRTPPGGVQPKKLRRVVDPVDRAILRVLAEDARTTNAALAQQVGIAPSTCLLRVRALRESGVIRGFHADVDPSALGLDLQAMIAVKLAAHARGSMGPFVARMRRQPEVLDVYFVAGADDYLLHVAVESTAALRDFVAEHLSQDPDVGLTETSLIFEHTRAAGRS
- a CDS encoding TetR family transcriptional regulator — encoded protein: MSTTAARPLRADAVRNRALIVDAARRLFAERGLDVTLHDVAEEAGVGVGTVYRRFPDKDALLGGLVTAKYETLLELAERAAARPTGREALREYLLGAMELRSSDRSLSTAVMRAAPQTAEALELRERLWTVIDGVVARAQAEGVVRQGFERDDVAAVTSMIGSIADRSRDEHPDAWRRYALLIADAVCPPAGELPPLVGRPLEPPVVGACVASRA
- a CDS encoding 2Fe-2S iron-sulfur cluster-binding protein; translation: MNGGVTGGVTGRWVTGGVTGRWVTARVVETADVAVGARRVVLELPGPTRRADPGSHLDVRVPVAGRTEVRSYSVVDGSADGRRLALTVLRSATSRGGSAHLHSLAPGDPLVCTGPLQNFPLRTGAERYLLLAGGVGITALAAAARTLARRGDAVELVYAGRSRDRMPYLQDLGAELGDRLRVHVSDEGTRLDVAALVRRIAADAPGTEVHACGPLGLLDELRAAWARAGLPPTALRYETFGTSGRHEAQAFEVRVPRWGLTTRVGAGSTVLEALQAAGADLMYDCLKGECGLCVLPVRATAGTLDHRDVFLSDEQKAAGDRLCVCVSRVTAADGSGVVTLDVP
- the purD gene encoding phosphoribosylamine--glycine ligase; this translates as MDVLVIGSGAREHALVRALLDDPGVNRVVVAPGNAGTALVAPAEPVEATDPDAVAALATRLGVDLVVVGPEAPLVAGVADAVRAAGIPVFGPSGEAARLEGSKAFAKEVMAAAAVPTAMAHLCTTEEEVAAALDAFGAPHVVKDDGLAAGKGVVVTSDREAALAHARTCLEHGPVVVEEFLDGPEVSVFCLTDGTSVVALAPAQDFKRALDGDEGPNTGGMGAYSPLPWAPPGLAAEVVERIAQPVVDEMARRGTPFSGVLYCGLALTSRGTRVIEFNARFGDPETQVVLARLATPLGAVLHACATGALGEQPPLRWRDDAAVTVVLASPGYPEAPVTGGLLRGLAEAEAVGGASVLHAGTAPAPDGTGIVSSGGRVLSVVGVGEDLAAARAAAYEAVELVDLDGGRFRRDIALTAARA
- a CDS encoding amidase produces the protein MGDELALLASGRAGSVDLVREHLARAAAHDDDSAAGPGLRALVAVDPAAGRHAARLDAERAAGTVRGPLHGVPLVVKDNIATGDLPTSAGSAALATYRPRDAAVVVRRLRRAGALVLATTNLSELSWHGTFTRSSVRGLARNPHDRRLSTSGSSGGTAAAVAAGFAPAGLGTDSCGSVLGPAAHQGLVGFRPTRGTVPLDGVVPLSPRQDAVGPLATSVADAALLASVLAADPSLAPPFPAGALRGKRIGWFPWEPHTGPAAAPVDALVHRALGDLAARGAHVVEVPFTPGFAARLADGGWLDVRASLDAFLGTTPARWPDGLAELTAPHGRLTLSDVVADGRSTVPPDVLATWLALPDVPNPAYDAAVAAQDTGRRLLGEFFAAHDLAALAMPTATAPATPDRAGTAFCGVTANTGFPAVTVPAGSTPEGLPVGLQLVAPPGADAALLALAHDYEQATGHHRPPPGFG
- a CDS encoding DUF4253 domain-containing protein, translated to MPRLPPPDLLAAVPDLPPGRLVAPAGMPGAGPVLWVGEAPAAPGDWARHAGRHPVTGLWPVLLEGLDRDDLERPWLVGEFSGPADVVPVDVEAFLAGQHAGALEGDEEHPDGPGPAWPGLSPALPAVEDPLAAAARFADELVTRSGHHHLGLVAADRGADVLAAIGWFGAVNSDVAPATLSAVLRSWEDRFGVRVVALGFDTLHVSVAAPPASLPQALPVTAEHLAFCPGEVTQLGPGGVREHAAALVGHRAWGFWWD